Part of the Citrobacter sp. Marseille-Q6884 genome, GTGAATGCATCCGCAGTGCCGCCCGCAAAGCCCGCAATGACTTTGTCGTTGTACAGACGGCGGACTTTCTTCACGTTGCCTTTCATTACGGTGTTACCCAGTGTGGCCTGACCATCACCGGCGATTACCACATGGCCGTTACGGCGTACGCTTACTATTGTTGTCACGAGCAGACCCCTTGGTTACAAATGCAGAATACAGGCCCCGCACAGTGTACGGGGCGTAATGCAAGTATAGATGGGGGGGATTTTGGGGGTTTCAACCCCCGGTAGCGAGTCGAATGCAGTTTGTGTGGCCAGCGACTTTCAAACGACTGATCGTGTTGTCGGCATTTTCTTTGCCTTTGAGCGGTCCAATGACCACACGATTCCAGCCGTTGTTCGTAGTAATGCGCGAGTTGAAGCCTTCAAAGGCCAGCTGTGCACGCACGGTTTCGGCCTGTTCCGCACCTTTAAACGACCCGCACTGCACCATCCAGCGGCGCTCATCTTTTTTCTCCGCTGTCTGTTTTGGCGGCTGCGTTTCGTTCGTTATTGGCGCGGCCGGCTGCGTTTTCGGCTGTGCGGCGGTGGTGTGCGCAGGCGTCTGCAACAGGTCCTGGTACGGCTGCTGGGCTGCTGGTTTTGGCTGCGTCTGGCGCGGCTGTTGTACCGGTGCAGCTTGCGCTGTGCGCGTTTGCTGCTGCTGGTAAGGTTGTTCCGTTACCCGCGGACGTGGCTGCTGAGCCTGCTGTTGTGCGTTGTTCCATTGCTGTTGCTGTACCTGACGCTGGCGCTGCAGCGTTTGCTGGCGCTGTTCAGGCGTTTGTTCGTTCCACGGGACTTCGTTGAGCTGCGTGGGCTGCTGACGCATATCAGCCTGCATTTGCGCCAGAAGCTGGCGCTGCTCATTGGTAAGCTGATCGGCGTTCATCACTTCGCCGCCGGCAGACGGTTCGGTCGGCGCACGTACGCCTGGCTGGCGACTTTCCAGCTCTTTGATGTAGCGCCAGCGTTCCTCCGGTTTAGGTGGGATCCCATTGCCGGTGACTTTCTGGCTTTGCAGCGTTTCGGACTCTTCTTTCTTGTGATGCGTAATGAAGTACAGACCACCGATAAAGGTCACAAGAACGGCTGCCGCAATAGCGACCATTGCGGGTGAGACCGCTGGCGTACTACGTTGCTTTTTCCGTGAAGTGCTCTTTTTGCGCCGCGAAGGTGCCGGTTGGCCGCGACGTACATAATCTCGTTGTGCCACTATCGTTTCGCTGTATTTATTCGTTCGTCAGCCCGCCATGTTACTTAAGCGGCGGGCCTTTGACCAGACAGGGGAGTCCGAAAGCGTTTACTTTAAGTGAGTGCCCGCGTAGAGCCCCGAATAATAAGCTCACAGTCAAGTAAACGTGAACCACTGCTGACGTTCTGCCCTTGTAATTGATCGAGCAGTAACAGCATAGCTTCACGTCCGATATCGAAGCGCGGCTGTGCGACGGTTGTCAGGGGTGGATCACAAAATTCTGTGAGTGAAATATTATCAAAACCAATAATGGATAAATCGTCAGGCACTTTGAGTCCCTGGCGTTTGGCATAAGAGAGCGCACCCAGCGCCATGACATCGCTGTGGCAAAAAACAGCGGTCGGCGGTTTGGGGAGCTCGAGTAGCTGTTTCAGCGCGTTTGCACCCGCTTCATAGGTAAAATTACCGCGCGCAATGAAATGCGGATCAACCGTAATCCCGCTGCGGCGTAACGCCTGGACATAACCTTGCAGGCGATAGTGGCACAGCGGCATATCCTCTGGTCCGGCAATACAGCCGATGCGCTGATGACCCA contains:
- the ftsN gene encoding cell division protein FtsN translates to MAQRDYVRRGQPAPSRRKKSTSRKKQRSTPAVSPAMVAIAAAVLVTFIGGLYFITHHKKEESETLQSQKVTGNGIPPKPEERWRYIKELESRQPGVRAPTEPSAGGEVMNADQLTNEQRQLLAQMQADMRQQPTQLNEVPWNEQTPEQRQQTLQRQRQVQQQQWNNAQQQAQQPRPRVTEQPYQQQQTRTAQAAPVQQPRQTQPKPAAQQPYQDLLQTPAHTTAAQPKTQPAAPITNETQPPKQTAEKKDERRWMVQCGSFKGAEQAETVRAQLAFEGFNSRITTNNGWNRVVIGPLKGKENADNTISRLKVAGHTNCIRLATGG